AAAGGAGACAACCTCAGGGGAAACAGCTTCTCTAATTGTAGCTGCAGTGTTCTAGTAATTCAAGTCATACAGAAACCTGGCTTTTATGTTTTACATCTAGTCAGCAGCTGTTAAAGGCACCAGATGTTTTCCAGGTGATATTTAAAGGAAAATCCCTTTGGGTTACAGTTGCACTGGAAATGGTTATCTGTTGtttatgaaacaactgaaatgtTTGCATTgatactgttaactaaaactaaaacgaaaataaaactagtatatatatatatttttagataaacttgatctaaatgaaaatgttaaatgttggCATGgctactaaattattattattattttaaataaatgaaattaaacaaaaactgaataaataaatattaaaaaaggggAATACCACAAGggcacaataataaaaataatataaaaaaataaaataacataaaaaaaagaattaaatagaattacatttttgtataaaagtataattgcataaaaataataattaaataaagctaaaaatacTGATAACAATACACTTTCATGGCATTTCAGATTTTTCATTTGTATGAATCCATACGATTTTATACAATCTAATTTTGTGTTAAAGGTTATATTTCCCCTCTAAAATCACATAATTCCCCATGAGATTGGGTTGATTTCAGGTGCAATTTATATGAAGAGAAGACATGAAGAAATCTCACAATTCAGTGTATAATAATAAGCCAATGGCACACTGTATCGTTTTCATATATAAACTATAAAGTACAAGATACAAGCAAATGGAAATTCTCAAGTTCAGCAAACAAAATCAGCGCATTTTCATGTTTGAGAAATATACCCTTCAGATTAATGAGCAGATGTGAGCAGTCCACTCAGAAGAGACAGACTGCAGTCAGGTGATTAACTTATGAGTGACGGGAACGACCTTTAACTAGCGATAAATAATCACTAAGACTACAGTCAACAGGGGTTTCCACTCACAATGCTCACTGCTGAGAGCCGTGAGCCACAGCAGTCTAACATACTCATTAAAAGGCTCTTTAACACAGCACCTCATAATGCTTAATACCATAATTAATCTTGCaacataaaatgaataaactaatatgcataattacattcAGGGTCAAAGCTGAATAGTTGAATTATTGATAAGTTTTAGTGGAGTCCTGCACTTATGCAAACAAAATCCAAAatgtttagtattatttttaggTTCAACTGCCCATAAAGGCATATTGATCTCTTCCATTATCATCTACAGatatgattaataaatgtttgAATTGACTCCTGGTTAATGACACATTTAGCTACTAAAAAGCCACTAAAGATGAATTGTTCTGTGTGCTGTGGTTGCTATGGAGCCTTGTCTCCACAGAGAAGAGCCCTTGACATTGTTGAAAGCACTTCACCGGAGAACATAAACAACGTGCTTTGGCACTGTGAGACATGCTGGATTTCCAGCTGTGGAAAGGAGAGGCTCCTGGTGTGTGGTTCTATTAGATGACGTTCACCCGAATGAAATGttcttcatttaattcattttttgtgCAAGCGCATGTGCTCCTGTGAATATATTTGCTGAGAAAACGGTTATATTGTCAATTATGGAAATTGTTGTAACATAATAAAAGAACTAAATTAGCTTAATTGTTCAACCAGTGGTGAAAATGTTTCATTAGCCACTGTACATGGACTAAGCacaacccaggctcattggaaaatgCACTGCAGTTTCCAGCAGAAATATAAAGCAGTAAAGCAATAAAACACAGAtaacttttattccttttaatgaaaattatgatTAAGGGGGCATGTTATTGATTAATAAAGTCTTGTGCAGGGTTCCTTGAAAAATACtgtgtaaactaatacattttgacatttgcatcatACAATCAGTTCCATGTATGGCTTTTCTgtcatagtaaacttgctcattagctcacctggtacagtatTGTATTTGCAATGTGGAGCACTCAGGTATGAGTCCTGTGAAACACATTCACAATAAATGAGCTCAAGGACTTATAGAAGAAGATTAAATTGCATTGTTCCTTCAGTGAGTGTTTTTATCTCATATTTACTTTTTGTTGACAATATCAGTTAAATGGAGTTTATAGAAATTAGTATGGATTATATGTTATTTGTACATATGACTGAAAATTTTAATTTCACTCACCGACATTTAATTTCCAAACTGCCCCATTTGTGTAAAAAAGAACATAATAAACCTGCTCCAGATTTATGTTAATCTGTTACAGATAAAACTGAACATCCAGTTAGCGCCACTCACAGGAACATTTGACTTTCAATGTGTTGTGAAAAAATGCAAGaagcaaaataatgttatttagcATAAATCTTGCCACAGGCacatttttccaatgagcctggctTGGCTAAGAAACAGCAATCTGAATGGAACCTCTACTGAAACTTGAGCATTTATGGATGATGAAGTCACAGGTACTGCAGTGCTGTAGCAATGTCTCAAGAGGGAAAAGATAAGGGCAGGGAATGACAGCAAGCCAGCTGGGCTGAAACTGgatttttcaaagaaaaatgaGAATTAGGTAGAAAGCGAGCAAATGGGTGTGGAAACATATTAAAGAATGTTAAACAATATAAGAGTTTTCTTAAACTGCTATTCCTCAACAGACAACTTCATAGCTTTGTCTTTCAGAAACCTTTAGTTTTGGTTCGCATCGTATTCTTTGAGTCTCCTGGTGTCATTAAAAGGTCATCCTCATCCAAGGCTCCAGAATTGCATTGTGTTCCTGCAGTCACTGCCGAAAGTTTGTCTTTTACATTATAGAGCAGGTGAATCCACAGCACTCTTTCAGCAAAGTGAGGCCTGTCTTGGTTACAAAGGGGGTAGTCTGCTGGGCTCTGGGCGGCCTTCTCCCACTGCGAGCAACACCTACATAGAAGAGTTTCATAGACAGAGTTTTTTTatacaccaaggctgcatttacaccgATCAAGCAGATTGGATCACCAGTCAATAAGAACACAACGCGTTTACACTTGGCAACATCAACTGACTTTCCTGTCTGGATAACCAATAGGATCTGTCTTTCCCATGCAATATTTAAATTAGTCTGCAGAGATTGTCACTGTGCAAAGTTAACCTGAAGTGgttggttttctttttaaaagcatttttatccGCGGGACATTTTAAAATTCAAAGATAAGTGTTAggagtatatacatatatatatatatatatatatatatatatatatatatatatatatatatatatatatatatatatatactgtatggtaGGGTTAGTTGAAACTGGGCATATCTTAAAATGAAATTTCTTGACTTTTAAGTCTGCTAGGAGATGCTGCCAGGAGATgtgtgacaaatgaaaacaatatgggccctattttaatgatctaaacgcaaGGTGTAAAGCGCATGgggcaggtgcactcagggtgtgtccaaatccacttttgctattttaacgatggaaaaatggttggcgcgcccgggcgcatggtcaaaatgggttgtccctattcttttAATGAGTAATGGATGTTTTTAgggcgtaacatgcaataaaccaatcagagtctcatcttccattccctttaagagccagttgcactcgTGCCATGGCGGATTTGATATTTATACGGCacaatttggcaagcgcaaagacagaatgcgtctccgagatgaaacggagctgctcgtgtgtGAGCAAATAGATAACCTAATTCagatacatgcaatgactatccattatgacatgtaggcatttatatatatatatatatatatatatatatatatatatatatatataattagcttacaaaaaattcttatgcattgcCATCCTTTAATTtctaatatttggcatgtttgtgtgctgctgtgcatccttgtgtttaataagcagcgtgtacgcaTGTTGCGGACCCGTCTACACTAACatgctctttaaataaaaaataaaaaacattgcgccagaccttagaccaggtttgagttggactgtggcgcagtctattttcagctccttaaaatagcattgtgcCAGCAATATGCCTGAACACACCtgttttttagaccagcacacccatgggcgcacaaatgggcacaaatgcatttgctaattaaatgacgtggcactggacgggaaaatgcgaatgtGCCAGACTAAAacaagcaaacacacttgcgctgcatgCGTCGCATTGGGCAGGGTGTATTTATTATAGGGCCCTATGTGTTCTGAAAATGTGAAACATTTTTGATTGACCATGACTGGACATATTCTGAAGCTAAAAAAATATGTGACTGTGACCATCACACACTGTGCAATTGTCTATTACATTTGTCTACTCAAATCTGCAGACTAGCTCTAAATTTTGGGGAATTTATGTCAGTTTGTCCAGACTGTAAATTGGGTCAAAATTCTGAGCGAAAAAATCATGAAATGTATTACTGTACAGCTTTTATAGTTGGTTAGGGCTGTGTGTGAGGCTAAACCATTTGAAACATAGCTAGTGACTAATGTTTACAAAATATCCCACATTATTTGTATTCTAGACACCCTATGCAATAAAGAAGTTTCATATTTTAATGCATGGCCAACCATAAAATAATGACTTACCCTTGGTTTGAGAGCATTTTGGTAGTTTGGACTTAAGAAATTCAGCCATCTCTTTGTCCTCCTCCCGTTCCCTGTACAGCAGAAGTAACTATGGTGATATAAAGCAATGCATCATGGGAAAACTGACTGTATAAATTACTATTTATGCATGGCCTTCATGTTCCTCAGTTAGCTCAAGGTTTTCATGTTATTGCTGGGAAATATAATCTGAAAATATAATGTGAATTCATGTATCATAAATTTATCTTTCTTTGTTTGTTCATGGTATTCTGCTGGCTTTACAAAAGCCTTCTGCTCAGTGGAGGTGAATGGTTTGCAACATGTTACATGACTCCCATTCCAGCCTTCGACAACTGGCTGGAAATGGACCTACACTGGCCACAAGCACTGAGCAGACTTTTCCTGCATTCAGTGTTTGAAATTGCTGAGACAGGATGTGGCAGCATGgctttattacaaataaaatcctATTACTTCTGTACTTAGAGAGTGagtaatgtttttttcctcaggcCTTAGACCAAATTCTGTCTGCCCCAGTATTGAGCTCAGTCAGAGATTTAATAAAGGGTGCAAATAAATAGTGTATAAGCCTTCGTCATTTCCCAGCATGCTACAATCGGCTTACCTGAGACGCTCAAACTCCACGTCATCTACTAAGAAGTCTCTGGCTTCCACTAATTTATGAATCTGTTTCAGAAGCTCTTCCTCCTTCTGTTTGTCTTCATTAGACTTGTCATTATCTGaaaatggatttttattttttaccaatcAAAAGCTTTCATTGTCATGCTTACTAAGACAAGGCCACTTATAcgctaacagaaaaaaaaattctagaaaaCAAGTTTGGAATATATTTGCTTTTGCATGCTGTGCTACTTTTAGAAAACTGCAAAAGCAATTGAATAATATTATCAGTAACATCAGTAAAGTTATAGTAGAAGGAACTTTTGCAGCTGTAGGCTactgttaaaaaacaaacaaaatgaactttaagtgttaaaaaatattttttttactgtaatttattccaaAGGCTTTCCCAGATCTCACCTGGGATAGACAAAAGCTTCTGAAGCTCTTTTTTCAGTCTTGTAATTTCTTTACATAACTGGATATCATCCATCCTGCAAAACAAAAGAACAGACAAATAAAGCATGCAGAAGCATTTACAGtctttactgcaaaaaaaaaatctgcttcatGAGCAACATTACTGAACCAACTTAAATATGTTACACCAAAAAAAACtagctttaaaataaaagcagtattttaagtcaataaaaataactttttgagcATATAAAAAGCTTCACACTGTGACTCAGTATTTACTTTGCAATGTTTGGAATGGAATACCAGCTAAAACTTGCTGAATACGGCAGACTGGACATTGTATACTGTCAAATTCTAGTAATTAAAACAGTAAGCTTTAACCTACTGTAACCATCTCAAACAGTCATTTTCTACactgttgtcacatgacctcatggtgttaaaataaaatgtaatgaaagcATCCAGTTTACATTTTGTTCTAAAATCTTggttgaaaacattgcattttggGATATAGTATTCCATGCTGTAAGATCTGTTGTTTACTGCTCATTTTGGCAGCTGCAGTTGGTCACTCATGCATACAGAACATTTGCATATTATGCAAAGTATTCCCAATGTATATTGCAGTGACAATGAGAGTCTGAACATTGCTCATGCATCCTGATCTTATTAATATTTGTAGGTATTTGTTTGTAGTTTACACAACTGACTCCTCTGAGTCCCTAACCCCACTTTAAATTTAACCAATTCTCTAATCAATACAAAATCAGATCTTAAAAAGTCAGAGAagtgtatttaataataacaacatcatttttttttccattatagaTAAGTCTATGTTATAGATAGCCACAACATAGTgacaattttaaatgcaaatagatATTTTTATACGACAATGAATTTAATGtaagataaataaaatgttatatatatatatatatatatatatatatatatatatatatatatatatatatgtgatattttgtctttttttctttctaaagtcAAGCAAAGATGCCATCAATATGTTTGCAATGTATTCAATATTTCAATgtatatgcaaacaaaaacatgttATAATGTACTCATGGTCCAAGTTATGTTACCCTACAGCAATTTAGCTTTTGTTGtataaattcttattttttactttactaATTAAGATGTTACCATTTTTGCATGCTGCTCGTGTCAGAGAGTAGTATTTAGAGTGCATCCAGTCTCTGAATTTTAAACCATATATGCAGTTTAATGATGAAGCTGGAAGCTGGATTTAGCTCAGTATCGCTTCGGTTCAGTTGAGACAGATTGTGGAGGCTGAGCACCAATCAAACAATTGGGAATAAATGCCCCACTGATTTTGTGATAGTCAAATCTCTTCCCCAAACGATTGTGAGGGGAAACCAATATCCATGCATTAGATACCCTGGCAGCATCAAAAGCAAAGCATTAACATCTTAACGAGGGGCAGCTGGCTGATTGTAGCTCTTGGTAATGGGAGCAGGAAGGACAGATGACTGCCGATGTGATGGTGAGAAGGATCTCATATCAACTTTATGAACTGCTCAAGGCTTGTGGGTTTGGCTGTTGACTATCAATTATAATTGACAAAATTGGTTATTACATTAATATAGAAGTTTACTGTTCATGTAGTGTGTTTATCTGGAATCTGAAAATGTAATGAAAGAAAATGTTTCTGTTAACCTAAAAACATTAATGACATGGATACACTTTGAACAATATAgaacaaaaccaaaacataaatattaatatgtaagGGTTAATTTAAAGTCAGTAGGTTGTTATTGCTAAATAATCACAGAAAATGGACTGTGAATAATTGATCTGAGTTTAACTTATTATATCACATGCAAAGAAAGAGACTGTAGTGACTGCGTACTGTTGCTTTCGTCAATTAAAATTATGACTACACATCGTCCAACAAACCTTGACGAAAAAAATCACGTGACGAAAATGCTGGTCATATAAcaatgactataattaaatgtataatgcaatattgttgaaCAATAAAAATGAGACTAAAtgtgttttacaaaataaaaactatgataaAATGTCTCTTCGTTTTCGTTGACCAAAATGGGatgaaacaaaatgttataacGTTATGTCTCATCTAGTCGCGTTATTATTAGGTGCGATCGACTTGAAGAACTGCTAAAGATGGCGATCACAAGATTCAACACATACTATTTCAATACTAATAAAGTCATTGGGTTGCTGTGCAGTACATACTGCCTCTGCAGTCATTGTACAAAGATATTTGACCACAGAATGCTGAGACTGGCCAATCACAATGAAGTActgtattcaaaataaaattacagagTTGTGTAATCCATATAAATACAGTGTGGTCTTGGCCATTTAGACATTTAGacacatgcatttaaaatacttcctggtgtaacggaaacaggtcaatttagctcaaagggaatcatttaagattttaaagggaatttgaacagaatcactgtttcacggcttatcactgagacgccctgcgattcagtgaacgggccgtttaacatcaaatctgcgctggatattaatatccaaagtatagtgaaacactatcaattagcacagtaacaagatcggcagtttaagacattaacttgtaagcacaaaacacaagatacatctcttttcaatatgaataaggttttattagataaatctaagacatataaactaatctaacacataaacggcacccgaggtcaggtgtcggagactcgacgttacaaaacttaactcagaacacgaaactctcaaacggaaaagaaaataaataaagtttgacgagacaaggttgtgttccttctcatcgtggctaagtagcagcaggcttgcaggtCGAAGCATGCTGGAACcgtgctcaaagaacagtgatgactaaacagcatggctagagaagctaaagctaggtagcaaagctacaagctaaaagctaaaagcaaactacAAGCAGACATGGCTGATAGCAGAAGcacagctagagactaaaagccagagactaaaagcaaagattttatggtgtcctcagtatttaaactggcctgttggccacacctcaaatgttgtcttgaccaatcagatattgtcttggctcgggggtatcataaatcatatgtttatcttaccaagcatgtggtccgaattttcctgccttgcagggtctaatttttgacatgattcctattaccaggttatgatatattttacaaataaatgattttcaggacaatatcaagcaagcagattcgatcacacacataccaaacacaattatGAATCGTTAAGCGATGtgatagttattaaaaaaaacatacacaataagtgattataacatgatagtcaaatgtgtgggttacacataaatgaatatggagtgaagcgatggactgattcatttatgagtctttttgagttcattctggtccatatatatatatgtacaaaaagaagtttctttgtcactctctgacatagggatgttctgtgaagaggTTCAAAGCCCCtttcccccccttaggaatttcagtctggttctgctaggtggggggaagtcaatggaagtgtttaactcgatctcatgggcttacatgtgatgtccagcgttgcatttccattacgaacaacacatttgacaccaaatttctcttcttcaaaTTGAAAttttcaataattgttctagtggtgttgtgttgaaagctgttgtgtgaacaagttggttggtcatcttgcttggttcttgtggcactagaactgatttatgacttcctgaggaatttggctccgtgtttcaaacatcgctttgatagactctttaatttgtctggtttgactcatttctgttacactgGTCACATGGCATAAATGTAGCTGGGGGAACATTTTAGCGAGACGTGAAATACGTACCCAAAAGTActtatcactgcagtttccagaaTAAATAAACACTAGAGGCATTAAAACTCttacacattttattcattttcatacaAATTTACAGTTTCAATTAATAAAGCATAATTTTCTCAGTGGACTCAGtggacatttctctttgaaactgcGGCAAAATATGCAGTAAGGTACGTAAAAACAGTGTTGCACAAAAAGTACACAGAGGTACTTATTTTTATGAGACCAGGTTGTTCAAATATGCTATTcaggtttcaaaaaaaaaataaaaaaaataggacaGATTTCATTGCACCCATTGAAGATTCTCTTTGAAacattcttaaaggaacactccgacttttggggactttagcttattcactgTATcacccagagttagataagtccatacatacctttttcatttctgtgcgttctgtaagtgttatacgcacccaccgctagcctagcttaatacaaagactggatgtaaatggataatggtagcatagtaatcccaataagtgcaaaataatgcaaacattttcctatttacatgttgtgatctgtatagtcacagcgtgtacaaataacaagtctatatgagacagagcccatttttaatcatataaatactgggaactatattctcactaggcgtaggagcacagctaaagttacttgggcggagtggctacttgggcggagtgattagcgcagcacacgagacgcgCTGTTTATGGTTccataaacaaacaaacgtgactaactagctagacatgactcgtgatcatggctgactttgaggaattgtcagactcagaggaattttactgtgtatcaaaccaggatccagaaccatatagttttgagccagaatacacagatgaggagttacaaactttggaagatgtgtcgaagggagaatcagaacgaacacagactggtgctgtaaatgtggaacatgccaacctatgccgacagaaaccgaatgcctttgttgtaatgaatgggaccgggttttgccatcaatgtcaaggcttgatgacaatcaaaatatttgcgtcactaccacggaagatttctctgccctaatacacccggcagttgtcctttttttcccccattgtgacaagatcaactggaaAATGCCGAGTGGACCTAATggtcagctgtccaccaagtaagtgattttgttataatgatcatgagcagtgtgttcatgacaacacaataataaaaataaaggggatacacggagcccctattcacgtaatagtgtcactactaaggttaaattacattagcatggcactgttacagtatggctactgttagtcatctcaaaacataacggaacacttaccgcagcaacaggtgatccaatttgtcctgtctttattatcgatgggatggctgtatcctttagcacGCGTTTCATGGTCCatgtggcaacttgcattttttcaaaatagtcgtctacagtaaaatgttcagagcaaacgaaatactttgtgatggtgtttacaggtgtgtttggaaCTGCACCCAGAACAAGTAGCCATCGATACATCAGGTCAGCGTTTTtggttggaattctatgaaacatcatagtattacctggtctcccctgtttattgtcgcagctctttacaatacagcgaacacccatgattgtaaaatataaatttactatctagtgattgctgactctattactccaactCTGAGCGAACTCTCTGATCCTCACCACTGCGCGTCTcgggtgctgcgctaatcactacGCCCAAGTAACGTAAGCTGTGcccctacgcctagtgagaatatagttcccagtatttatacaattaaaaatgggCTCTGTCTCATATAGGCTTGTTATTTGttcacgctgtgactatacagatcacaacatgtaaataagaaaatgtttgcattattttgtcacttattgggattactatgctaacagtatccatttacatccagtctttgtgctaagctaggctagcggtgggtgcgtcaaataacacttacagaacgcacagaaatgaaaaaggtttctatggacttatctaactctgggggatactgtgaataagctaaagtcccaaaaagtcggagtgttcctttaaatcatGATACATAAAGTAACATGGATCACCAAGTTTTGCACAAAGCTGTAGTTCAGTAGATGTCAACCAGGGgactgcatccatccatccattcttaaAACAACTTGTCAATCCACAGGATGACAGGACACTTTTACTAGTTGTCAGTCACAGAAATGTAGGGTCCATAGTATATATCAGGGGCATTTCCACCAAAGAGGCAATGGAGGCAGTGCCTCTGTAATGGAGGTCAGCGAGTAGGATCTCAAGGGACACACGACTAGCAACTGACACTAGTGGATGCcatcatttagcctccttgttagtgcgtctgcctcccatgccaAAGACCTTGGTTCGAGACCCAATCAGAACAAGGATGAGGTGTGGAGGTGAGGACCCAGGAGAGGGGGGTTACATTGGTACATAGGTTTATGGTGAGTGTAACAGAGCCACCGAgtaggtgctgtgcaggtaaacctcactcccctgatCTGCAATCATtaagcctccttgttagtgcatctgcctcccatgccggagacccacTTGGAACAAGAATGAGGTGTGGCGGTGAGGACCTGGGAGATAGGGCTTACACCTCCACAAAATATTggatgagaatttttttttgtaaaaaaataaaaccagtatTACCAATAAAATTGGCATAAAAGCCAATATTACCAAATATAGCATTAAAAAGTGTAGTAATCACTCATCTTTCTAAAGAAACACTGTACAACAGTGACACCAGCAGGTAAAGTTACAGCAGGAGTCTATGTCTCACTTGCCTCCCCTTAGCCTAGTGAATTTTAACAGACATGGGGTCTGAGTGACCTCCTAAAGCATGTGGTGAGTTTACATGTATTTTTCATGAGAGGAAATTTACATGAAAGGAGCCAATGCCTGTATCACAATATGATTGGATATGACTAGTTAAATTCGCTGTAATTGGTTCATGTGATTAATCCTGACTCTGTTTGTGAATCAGTCTGAATgaactatataattttttaatgtgaagactaattaaaaaaggaagtaaacaacTCACTAAATATAACAGTGGTGTAAATATAATACTTAAAATAGCATAAAACATGATCTGAGTTTTTATTGAGTAATTAGCTTGGTGAAGTTTAAAGTAAATCTTCATGTCTGTGGTCTGTGGTCTGTGACCAATATTTAACAAGCTTTGATGACTACTGATCAGAAAATTCTAAATGAGTTAAAagttaactattaaaaagaaTAGCTGAAcattgtcaggatcctgccctcaCAGTCTTGTCAGTGTTGTCTTTGTTTCATGTTTCCTTGTTTGTGTTGTGTCTGAGCAcatgtttttgtctttgtgtttgcaATGTGCTCCTCTTGTCCTGCCTCCTTGTTACCCATTACCACACTCCTATGTTTAGCTCTTGTTTGTCTGAGTGTTGTCACCTGTCTCTCACATTCTCTCCTTGCTTAGTCCTTGTTTTTATGTGTGTTCTTACCTGTTCCTCATGTTCTCAGCTCCTTTATATTGTTCTCCCTTTCCATATTTTTTTTGCCAGTCTCTCTCTTGTGTTCTCTCTCCTCCTCACCTTCCCTTGTCTTATCCACTAGTTTGTCTAATAAACCTGTTAACACTCAGTCTTCATTTGAGTCCTCCCTCCAGACCCTTGACCGAACGAACTGGCCAACATTGGACTGAGCAGTATGAGTATCAAGATTCTGCCACCTGCTAATTCCCGGGAGAGACTGGCTCGCCATCAAGGTCTGGCTAACCTTCTCCAAAAGGGGTGGGATATATGTACATTTACCCAGTTTTTCTGAAAGATGTCAAGGGGGCttgattatgattatatattttcaatacCTGCTTGGAAAATCCTGTACCTAAGTGGGAGATGGATAACCTCAAGATTTTGAATTTCTGGGACTTCTCTAGGTATATTGGTCATCGCATCCAGTGGGGAATGCTTCCACCACCTAAGCCACCACCTAAGCCGGTCCCAGTTATTTCTGAGTCAGTTGAA
This genomic stretch from Carassius gibelio isolate Cgi1373 ecotype wild population from Czech Republic chromosome B6, carGib1.2-hapl.c, whole genome shotgun sequence harbors:
- the pik3r6a gene encoding bMERB domain-containing protein 1; translation: MDEKRRASCQYGSLECTKWKTDVDQTEADVVSMADSTITVGDIEGELCKIERIRDILIRRESELRYMMDDIQLCKEITRLKKELQKLLSIPDNDKSNEDKQKEEELLKQIHKLVEARDFLVDDVEFERLREREEDKEMAEFLKSKLPKCSQTKGVARSGRRPPRAQQTTPFVTKTGLTLLKECCGFTCSIM